A region of Alteromonadaceae bacterium 2753L.S.0a.02 DNA encodes the following proteins:
- a CDS encoding preprotein translocase subunit SecE, which produces MSTKVEETQFTLDWLKWLVVGVLVIGGAVANSYYSSDFALYLRVLALLAVGGLAAFLAVNTAKGSAFWDLLKAAQVEVRKVVWPSRQETTQTTLIVAAVVVVTAIVLWGLDTGLGYLASLIIG; this is translated from the coding sequence ATGAGTACGAAAGTCGAAGAAACGCAGTTTACATTGGATTGGTTAAAGTGGTTGGTTGTTGGTGTGCTCGTTATTGGGGGCGCAGTTGCAAACTCCTATTATTCTTCGGACTTCGCACTTTACCTTCGGGTGCTGGCGTTGCTGGCTGTTGGTGGCTTGGCGGCGTTTTTGGCTGTTAACACTGCCAAGGGGAGCGCTTTTTGGGATCTGCTTAAGGCCGCGCAGGTCGAAGTTCGCAAGGTTGTCTGGCCATCACGTCAGGAGACGACTCAAACTACGCTCATCGTTGCTGCGGTTGTGGTTGTGACTGCGATTGTCCTTTGGGGGCTAGATACTGGCCTGGGTTATTTGGCTTCTCTCATCATCGGATAA
- a CDS encoding transcription antitermination protein nusG produces MSKRWYVVHAYSGYEKKVASALKERIELHGMQDSFGEVLVPTEEVVEMRGGQKRKSERKFFPGYVLVQMELNDEAWHLVKETPRVMGFIGGKADKPAPITDKEAELILQRVDDSADKPKPKTLFEPGEMVRVIDGPFNDFNGVVEEVNYEKSRLQVAVLIFGRSTPVELEFGQVEKT; encoded by the coding sequence ATGTCCAAACGCTGGTACGTTGTTCACGCATACTCTGGATATGAGAAAAAGGTTGCGAGCGCGCTGAAAGAGCGCATTGAGCTGCACGGTATGCAAGACAGCTTCGGAGAGGTGTTAGTGCCGACTGAAGAAGTCGTAGAAATGCGTGGTGGTCAAAAACGTAAGTCGGAACGTAAATTTTTTCCGGGTTATGTGCTGGTTCAGATGGAGTTGAACGACGAAGCTTGGCACTTGGTAAAAGAAACGCCTCGTGTTATGGGTTTTATCGGCGGTAAAGCAGACAAGCCGGCGCCTATCACTGATAAGGAAGCTGAGTTAATACTGCAGCGTGTGGATGATTCAGCTGATAAACCCAAGCCCAAGACCTTGTTCGAGCCAGGTGAAATGGTGCGCGTAATCGATGGGCCGTTCAACGACTTTAATGGTGTTGTTGAAGAAGTAAATTATGAAAAGAGCCGGCTGCAGGTCGCGGTTCTTATATTTGGTCGTTCCACTCCCGTTGAGCTGGAGTTTGGCCAGGTTGAAAAGACCTGA
- a CDS encoding LSU ribosomal protein L11P, whose translation MAKKIEAYIKLQVKAGQANPSPPVGPALGQHGVNIMEFCKAFNAQTQNLEPGAPVPVVISVYSDRSFTFTMKTPPASFLLKKAAGIKSGSGRPNTEKVGKVNRAQLEEIATAKRPDLTAADMDAAVRTIAGSARAMGLDVEGV comes from the coding sequence ATGGCAAAGAAGATTGAAGCTTATATTAAGCTGCAAGTAAAGGCTGGTCAGGCCAACCCAAGTCCTCCTGTTGGTCCCGCACTGGGTCAGCATGGTGTAAATATCATGGAGTTCTGTAAAGCGTTTAACGCACAGACTCAAAATCTCGAGCCAGGCGCGCCGGTACCTGTTGTGATCTCTGTTTACAGTGATCGGAGCTTTACCTTCACCATGAAAACCCCGCCTGCTTCCTTCTTGTTGAAGAAGGCCGCGGGTATCAAGAGTGGCAGTGGTCGTCCAAATACCGAAAAAGTGGGCAAAGTAAACCGTGCTCAGCTTGAAGAAATCGCAACTGCAAAACGCCCAGACTTGACTGCAGCTGATATGGATGCAGCCGTACGCACCATCGCCGGCTCTGCCCGCGCCATGGGTCTTGATGTGGAGGGTGTGTAA
- a CDS encoding large subunit ribosomal protein L1 — protein sequence MAKLTKRQKTINEKIDFTKTYGIDEAVALLKELSTVKFPETVDAAINLGIDPRKSDQAVRGATSLPHGTGKEVRVAVFTQGAAADAAKEAGAELVGMEDLADQIKGGMMDFDVVIADPAAMRVVGALGQILGPRGLMPNPKTGTVTPDVAGAVKNAKAGQVRFRADKGGVIHGGIGKISFDTTAIKENLEALIADLKKAKPAAAKGVYLKKVSLSTTMGPGLTIDQSSLEV from the coding sequence GTGGCCAAGTTGACTAAACGACAAAAAACAATCAACGAAAAAATCGATTTCACCAAAACATACGGCATTGACGAAGCGGTTGCTTTGTTGAAAGAGCTGTCCACCGTGAAATTCCCCGAAACCGTTGATGCTGCGATTAACCTGGGTATTGACCCGCGTAAATCCGACCAGGCGGTTCGTGGCGCTACGAGTTTGCCGCACGGTACTGGTAAAGAAGTACGTGTTGCTGTTTTTACCCAAGGTGCAGCGGCTGATGCTGCCAAAGAAGCGGGTGCCGAGCTGGTAGGTATGGAAGATCTCGCAGACCAGATTAAAGGCGGGATGATGGATTTTGATGTGGTCATCGCCGATCCTGCAGCAATGCGTGTTGTTGGTGCGTTGGGTCAGATTCTTGGTCCACGCGGCTTAATGCCCAACCCCAAAACCGGCACTGTAACCCCTGATGTTGCTGGTGCGGTTAAAAACGCTAAAGCTGGCCAGGTGCGTTTTCGCGCTGACAAAGGCGGTGTTATTCATGGTGGTATTGGCAAGATCTCTTTCGACACTACTGCCATCAAAGAAAACCTTGAAGCGTTGATTGCCGATTTGAAAAAAGCCAAGCCTGCGGCGGCCAAAGGTGTGTATCTCAAGAAGGTATCCTTGAGTACCACAATGGGCCCAGGTTTGACCATTGATCAATCGAGCCTCGAAGTCTAA
- a CDS encoding LSU ribosomal protein L10P, with protein MAIGLEDKKAIVADVNETAANALSLVIADARGVTVGNMDALRKLARENGVRLRVVRNTLAKRAMQGTEFECVNEALVGPSLFGFSMEDPGAAARIFKDFAKEQDKFEVKALSVGGKLLDASQIDALATLPTLEQALGQLASVMIAPVTKLVRTFNEVPTKVTRVVAAVRDQKQDAA; from the coding sequence GTGGCTATTGGACTCGAAGACAAAAAAGCGATTGTCGCTGACGTTAACGAGACTGCAGCTAACGCGTTATCTCTGGTGATTGCCGATGCCCGTGGTGTCACGGTTGGCAATATGGATGCCTTGCGAAAGCTTGCTCGGGAAAATGGCGTGCGTTTGCGCGTCGTGCGTAACACCCTGGCTAAGCGTGCCATGCAAGGTACTGAATTCGAGTGTGTAAACGAAGCACTTGTTGGCCCAAGCCTGTTTGGATTTTCGATGGAAGATCCTGGCGCGGCTGCGCGTATCTTTAAAGATTTTGCCAAAGAGCAAGATAAATTTGAAGTAAAAGCGCTTTCTGTGGGCGGCAAATTGCTGGACGCCAGTCAAATCGATGCATTGGCCACGCTTCCTACGTTGGAGCAGGCTTTGGGTCAATTGGCGAGCGTAATGATCGCACCGGTCACCAAATTGGTTCGTACTTTCAACGAGGTACCCACCAAAGTTACACGTGTTGTTGCGGCTGTTCGCGACCAAAAACAAGATGCAGCTTAG
- a CDS encoding large subunit ribosomal protein L7/L12, producing the protein MALSKEDILNAIAEMSVMDVVELVAAMEEKFGVSAAAAVAVAAPAAGGDAGGAAAEEQTEFDVVLSAAGDKKVNVIKAVRAITGLGLKEAKAMVDGAPSTVKEAMSKDDAEEAKKQLEEAGASVELK; encoded by the coding sequence ATGGCTCTTTCTAAAGAAGATATTTTAAATGCGATTGCCGAAATGTCGGTAATGGACGTAGTTGAACTTGTTGCTGCGATGGAAGAAAAATTCGGTGTTTCCGCTGCTGCCGCTGTTGCCGTTGCTGCACCTGCTGCCGGTGGTGACGCTGGTGGCGCTGCCGCTGAAGAACAAACTGAGTTTGATGTTGTTCTTTCTGCCGCTGGTGACAAGAAAGTTAATGTGATCAAGGCTGTTCGTGCAATTACTGGTTTGGGCCTGAAAGAAGCCAAGGCCATGGTTGATGGTGCACCTAGCACGGTTAAAGAAGCTATGTCTAAAGATGACGCAGAAGAAGCCAAGAAGCAGTTGGAAGAAGCTGGCGCATCTGTTGAGCTTAAGTAA
- a CDS encoding DNA-directed RNA polymerase subunit beta: MAYSYTEKKRIRKDFGKLPNVMEVPYLLAIQLDSYRKFTQADRPAPERLDIGLQAAFKSVFPIVSYSGNAALEYVSYSLGKPVFDVSECVLRGATFAVPLRVKVRLIIYDRESSSKAIKDIKEQEVYMGEIPLMTDNGTFVINGTERVIVSQLHRSPGVFFEHDKGKTHSSGKLLYSARVIPYRGSWLDFEFDPKDLVYVRIDRRRKLPATILLRALSYSAEEMLDMFFETSRITLSDEEVKLELVPSRLRGEVTTFEIKDAEGNVVVEEGRRITARHIRQLEKANVTELDIPREYVLGKALAKNIIDTNTGEVLFECNTEITEEILEGLQAAKVSEIEILYTNDLDCGAFVSETLRSDPTRTELEALVEIYRMMRPGEPPTKESAEGLFQNLFFSAERYDLSAVGRMKFNRRLGRDDEVGEGTLSREDIVDVLKTLISIRNGQGTVDDIDHLGNRRVRSVGEMAENQFRVGLVRVERAVKERLSMAESEGLMPQDLINAKPVAAAVKEFFGSSQLSQFMDQNNPLSEITHKRRVSALGPGGLTRERAGFEVRDVHPTHYGRVCPIETPEGPNIGLINSLATYARTNNYGFLESPHRKVVDGQVTDDIEYLSAINEAQYVIAQASAATDGQGRLTDELVSVRYQNEFTLKAANEVQYMDVSPRQVVSVAASLIPFLEHDDANRALMGSNMQRQAVPTLKAEKPVVGTGMERNVARDSGVCVVAKRGGTIESVDAGRIVVRVADAEVAAGDAGVDIYNLIKYTRSNQNTCINQRPIVSKGDAISRGDILADGPSVDLGELALGQNMRIAFMTWNGYNFEDSILVSERVVQEDRFTTIHIQELTCIARDTKLGSEEITADIPNVGEGALAKLDESGIVYVGAEVGAGDILVGKVTPKGETQLTPEEKLLRAIFGEKASDVKDTSLRVPSSVKGTVIDVQVFTRDGLEKDQRSLEIEKSQLDQVRKDLNEEYRIVEGATFARLRASLVGQTAASGKGVKKGEAVSDAMLNDLAREDWFKIRMSDETLNEQLDAAEQQLLERRKELDERFEDKKRKLETGDDLAPGVLKIVKVYLAIKRRIQPGDKMAGRHGNKGVISVIMPVEDMPYDENGEPIDIVLNPLGVPSRMNVGQILETHLGLASKGLGRKIEDMLKQQKAVSELRDLLGKIYNEIGHGYKEEDLASFSDEEIIELSNNLRAGVPMATRAFDGAAESEIKQLLTLADMPESGQMTLYDGRTGDAFQRPVTVGYMYMLKLNHLVDDKMHARSTGSYSLVTQQPLGGKAQFGGQRFGEMEVWALEAYGAAYTLQEMLTVKSDDVNGRTKMYKNIVDGDHRMEPGMPESFNVLVKEIRSLGINIELEQDS, from the coding sequence ATGGCTTACTCATATACTGAGAAAAAACGTATCCGCAAGGATTTTGGCAAACTGCCAAATGTCATGGAAGTACCCTATCTTCTGGCGATTCAGTTGGATTCCTATCGAAAATTTACCCAGGCCGACCGACCAGCCCCTGAGAGACTGGATATTGGTCTACAAGCAGCTTTTAAATCGGTATTCCCTATCGTAAGTTATTCTGGGAATGCTGCACTCGAGTACGTAAGTTACTCCCTCGGCAAGCCCGTGTTCGATGTCAGCGAGTGTGTGTTGCGTGGTGCCACATTTGCAGTGCCGCTGCGCGTTAAAGTTCGTCTTATTATTTATGACCGTGAGTCTTCCAGTAAGGCGATTAAAGATATTAAAGAACAAGAAGTTTACATGGGCGAAATTCCGTTGATGACAGACAACGGTACTTTCGTGATTAATGGTACTGAGCGTGTCATCGTGTCTCAGTTACATCGCTCTCCCGGTGTGTTTTTTGAGCACGACAAAGGTAAGACTCATTCCTCCGGCAAGCTGCTTTATTCCGCCCGTGTGATTCCTTATCGTGGTTCATGGCTCGATTTCGAGTTCGACCCGAAAGATCTCGTTTACGTTCGTATCGATCGCCGTCGTAAATTGCCGGCGACAATTTTATTGCGTGCTCTTAGCTATTCAGCCGAAGAAATGCTCGATATGTTTTTCGAAACTTCGCGCATAACCTTGAGTGATGAAGAAGTTAAGCTGGAATTGGTTCCATCGCGATTGCGCGGTGAAGTGACCACCTTCGAGATCAAAGACGCCGAAGGCAACGTTGTGGTTGAGGAAGGGCGCCGCATAACCGCGCGTCATATTCGCCAGTTGGAAAAGGCCAACGTCACCGAGCTCGATATTCCTCGTGAATATGTGCTGGGCAAGGCGCTGGCAAAAAATATCATCGATACCAACACCGGCGAGGTTCTGTTCGAGTGTAATACTGAAATCACCGAAGAAATCCTCGAGGGCCTGCAGGCTGCCAAGGTTTCTGAGATCGAAATTCTATACACTAATGATCTCGACTGTGGTGCCTTTGTTTCAGAAACCCTGCGATCCGATCCCACACGTACGGAGCTGGAAGCGCTCGTAGAAATTTATCGTATGATGCGCCCTGGCGAGCCTCCTACCAAAGAGTCTGCAGAAGGTTTGTTCCAAAATTTGTTTTTCAGTGCCGAGCGTTACGATCTTTCAGCGGTGGGCCGTATGAAGTTCAACCGCCGTCTGGGGCGTGATGACGAAGTCGGTGAAGGCACATTGTCGCGCGAAGATATCGTCGATGTGCTGAAAACCCTTATCAGCATTCGCAACGGTCAGGGAACGGTAGATGATATCGATCACCTGGGTAACCGTCGCGTTCGCTCTGTAGGTGAGATGGCTGAAAACCAATTCCGCGTTGGTTTGGTTCGTGTAGAACGTGCTGTTAAAGAGCGTTTGTCCATGGCTGAGAGCGAAGGTTTGATGCCCCAGGACCTGATCAATGCGAAGCCAGTTGCCGCCGCCGTAAAAGAGTTCTTTGGTTCGAGCCAGTTGTCGCAGTTTATGGACCAAAACAATCCTCTGTCGGAAATCACTCATAAGCGTCGTGTATCTGCGCTCGGCCCGGGTGGTTTAACCCGCGAACGTGCGGGCTTTGAAGTGCGCGACGTTCACCCCACCCATTATGGTCGGGTGTGTCCTATCGAAACACCGGAAGGTCCGAATATTGGTTTGATTAACTCGTTGGCAACCTATGCACGTACCAATAATTACGGATTTCTGGAAAGCCCACACCGTAAGGTCGTTGACGGCCAGGTTACCGATGACATTGAATATCTCTCGGCGATTAACGAAGCGCAGTATGTGATTGCGCAAGCCTCTGCTGCTACCGATGGCCAGGGACGTTTGACCGATGAATTGGTTTCTGTGCGCTACCAAAACGAATTTACTTTAAAGGCAGCCAATGAAGTGCAGTATATGGATGTGTCGCCTCGCCAGGTGGTGTCTGTTGCTGCATCTCTTATCCCGTTCCTGGAGCACGATGATGCTAACCGTGCCTTGATGGGCTCCAACATGCAACGTCAGGCTGTACCCACGCTCAAGGCGGAAAAACCGGTTGTGGGCACTGGAATGGAACGCAATGTTGCACGCGATTCTGGTGTGTGTGTTGTTGCCAAGCGTGGCGGCACTATTGAAAGTGTGGACGCGGGTCGTATCGTTGTGCGAGTTGCAGATGCAGAAGTGGCCGCTGGCGATGCGGGTGTGGATATCTACAACCTCATTAAATACACGCGATCCAATCAGAATACCTGTATCAATCAACGCCCTATTGTGAGCAAAGGCGATGCAATTTCGCGTGGCGATATTTTGGCTGACGGCCCGTCCGTTGACCTCGGTGAACTGGCGCTGGGTCAGAATATGCGTATCGCATTTATGACCTGGAATGGTTACAACTTCGAAGATTCCATTTTGGTTTCCGAACGCGTTGTACAGGAAGATCGTTTCACCACTATTCACATTCAGGAACTCACCTGTATTGCACGTGATACCAAGTTGGGTAGCGAGGAAATTACCGCAGATATTCCCAATGTGGGCGAGGGTGCTTTAGCAAAGCTGGACGAGTCCGGTATTGTTTATGTCGGTGCTGAAGTTGGCGCTGGCGATATTCTGGTGGGTAAAGTAACGCCAAAGGGCGAAACTCAGTTAACGCCTGAAGAAAAGTTGCTGCGTGCGATTTTCGGTGAGAAAGCGTCTGACGTTAAAGATACCTCGTTGCGAGTTCCTTCCAGTGTGAAGGGTACCGTTATCGACGTTCAGGTGTTTACACGCGACGGCCTTGAGAAAGACCAACGCTCGCTGGAAATCGAAAAATCCCAGTTGGATCAAGTACGCAAAGACCTCAACGAAGAATACCGTATCGTTGAAGGTGCAACCTTTGCACGTTTACGTGCCTCACTGGTTGGGCAAACTGCCGCCAGTGGCAAGGGAGTAAAAAAAGGTGAAGCTGTTAGTGATGCGATGTTGAATGATCTGGCCCGTGAAGATTGGTTCAAGATTCGTATGTCGGACGAAACGCTTAACGAGCAGCTGGATGCCGCTGAGCAACAGTTGCTTGAACGTCGTAAGGAACTTGATGAGCGTTTTGAAGACAAGAAGCGCAAGCTTGAAACTGGTGACGATCTCGCGCCTGGTGTGTTGAAAATCGTCAAAGTTTATCTCGCGATCAAGCGTCGTATTCAGCCGGGTGACAAGATGGCCGGTCGCCACGGTAACAAGGGTGTAATTTCTGTGATTATGCCCGTTGAAGATATGCCGTACGATGAAAATGGTGAGCCAATTGATATCGTACTCAATCCACTGGGTGTGCCTTCGCGCATGAATGTGGGGCAGATTCTCGAGACCCACTTGGGGCTGGCTTCAAAAGGTTTGGGTCGCAAGATCGAAGACATGCTCAAGCAGCAAAAAGCGGTTTCTGAATTGCGCGATTTGCTCGGCAAGATTTATAACGAGATCGGCCACGGTTACAAAGAAGAAGATCTCGCTTCGTTTAGTGACGAAGAAATCATCGAGCTTTCAAATAATCTACGCGCTGGCGTCCCCATGGCAACCCGAGCCTTTGACGGCGCCGCAGAATCGGAAATCAAGCAACTTCTTACACTGGCAGATATGCCCGAGTCCGGCCAAATGACCCTTTACGATGGCCGCACCGGTGACGCTTTTCAGCGTCCTGTCACTGTGGGTTATATGTACATGCTCAAGCTCAACCATCTGGTTGATGACAAGATGCACGCACGTTCCACCGGCTCATACAGCCTCGTTACTCAGCAGCCGCTGGGTGGTAAAGCGCAGTTTGGTGGTCAGCGTTTCGGTGAGATGGAGGTGTGGGCTCTCGAAGCCTATGGTGCTGCGTACACCTTGCAGGAAATGCTCACGGTGAAGTCAGACGATGTTAATGGTCGAACCAAAATGTACAAAAACATTGTGGATGGTGACCACCGCATGGAGCCTGGTATGCCCGAGTCCTTTAACGTGTTGGTTAAAGAAATTCGTTCGCTGGGTATTAACATCGAACTTGAGCAAGATTCTTAA